One Verrucomicrobiota bacterium DNA window includes the following coding sequences:
- the rbfA gene encoding 30S ribosome-binding factor RbfA produces the protein MKNRMVRINELVKRSLSDLIRKEVNFDLGLITLTDVDVAPDLHNARIYFSVIGTQPQAEHEALKVLNKNRNNLQKLMSREVILKYTPILQFILDSTAERGVRVVQILDDLKADHMIPDEEQGEDEDAEYETKP, from the coding sequence ATGAAAAATAGAATGGTCAGAATTAATGAGTTAGTTAAACGTTCCTTGAGTGATCTCATCCGCAAAGAGGTGAATTTTGACCTAGGTTTGATTACCCTTACCGATGTTGATGTCGCGCCGGACCTGCATAATGCCCGTATTTATTTCAGTGTGATCGGGACACAACCCCAGGCTGAACACGAAGCTTTGAAAGTGCTTAATAAAAATCGCAATAATCTCCAGAAGCTGATGAGCCGTGAGGTTATCCTAAAGTACACCCCGATTTTGCAGTTTATCCTCGATTCCACCGCTGAACGCGGTGTGCGTGTTGTCCAAATCTTGGATGATTTAAAAGCCGATCATATGATTCCGGATGAGGAACAAGGCGAGGACGAGGACGCTGAATATGAAACCAAGCCTTGA
- the infB gene encoding translation initiation factor IF-2, which produces MPVKEVKGTKTTKKTEAEKPKSPRTTASKPEAASKKTGLTTRRMPSSSHKPKTGEDTPKSDTSAEAQAPKKKPVILDLISSPSERRENEKIQIENDKVIEAESLKIAEATPAGPATESPVVEAPVVDDAESGVDGKYIHIKGPIIVRELAQMMSLKPFQLIGDLMEINVFANINGTITEEQAKTVCTKHHFEFGRDRRAKVAHKEHIIEAEKQKVEDKKIPVPVERAELPHRPPVVTFMGHVDHGKTSLLDCVRKARVAAGEAGGITQHIGAYTITVKNERKEDQYITFLDTPGHEAFSAMRARGANVTDIVVLVVAADDGPMPQTKEAFSHAKAAGVKIIVALNKVDLASANISKVQGQLMELGLVDEELGGDVGVVKVSATKNIGITDLIGRILLESEMLELRSRDEGVATGNVIESQVEQGRGATATVLVKEGLLKVGDTMRIGPHWGKIKALIDYGGKNVKNASPSFAVKVVGLNGVPDAGAKFEIMPEKDARQLAETQADDLRMGKLQNTTRATSMESLMEAIAAGQKKTLNVILKCDAMGSSEAIETQLKKAKSEKITVNLLHNAVGPITETDVILANASEAIIFGFNVKVETRAAEKAKAEKIEIRLHNIIYELMQEVEDALVGKLDPEIREAVIGHAQIKQVFEMSKGGKVAGTVVTDGRISRSGKARILRRKLQIYIGAVNTLRRFQDDVTDVRAGLECGIRLEGYNDYEEGDVIECFILEKVAQKL; this is translated from the coding sequence ATGCCTGTTAAAGAAGTCAAAGGAACTAAAACAACAAAGAAGACCGAGGCCGAAAAACCAAAGTCTCCACGTACGACTGCGTCAAAACCCGAAGCGGCTTCTAAAAAAACAGGTCTGACCACGAGGAGAATGCCCTCTTCTTCCCATAAACCAAAAACCGGGGAAGATACTCCTAAGTCTGATACATCAGCCGAGGCACAAGCCCCCAAGAAAAAGCCGGTGATTCTGGATTTAATCTCTTCACCTTCCGAACGCCGCGAGAATGAAAAGATCCAGATTGAAAATGATAAGGTCATTGAAGCCGAATCACTCAAAATAGCAGAAGCTACCCCTGCTGGTCCAGCCACTGAATCTCCTGTAGTGGAGGCACCCGTCGTTGACGATGCCGAGAGTGGAGTGGATGGTAAATATATCCATATTAAAGGCCCGATTATTGTTCGTGAATTGGCTCAAATGATGAGTCTCAAGCCCTTCCAGCTTATCGGTGATCTCATGGAGATCAATGTCTTCGCGAATATCAACGGGACGATTACTGAAGAACAAGCGAAAACCGTTTGTACCAAACACCATTTTGAATTTGGCCGCGACCGCCGTGCCAAAGTCGCCCATAAAGAGCATATTATTGAAGCCGAAAAACAGAAGGTGGAGGATAAGAAAATTCCTGTCCCTGTGGAACGTGCAGAACTCCCGCACCGTCCGCCTGTGGTGACATTCATGGGCCATGTCGATCATGGCAAGACCTCCCTTTTGGATTGCGTCCGCAAAGCCCGTGTTGCTGCCGGGGAAGCTGGTGGGATTACCCAGCACATCGGTGCTTATACGATTACCGTTAAAAACGAGAGAAAAGAGGATCAATACATCACTTTCTTGGATACTCCCGGCCACGAAGCCTTCTCGGCTATGCGTGCCCGTGGGGCTAATGTTACGGATATTGTTGTCTTGGTCGTAGCTGCCGATGATGGTCCGATGCCCCAGACCAAGGAGGCTTTCAGCCATGCAAAAGCCGCGGGTGTTAAAATCATTGTCGCCTTGAATAAAGTCGATCTTGCCTCGGCCAATATCAGCAAGGTCCAAGGCCAACTCATGGAGTTAGGACTTGTGGATGAGGAGCTCGGCGGTGATGTCGGAGTCGTAAAAGTATCCGCGACAAAAAATATCGGTATCACAGATTTGATCGGACGTATTCTTTTGGAGTCTGAGATGTTAGAGTTACGTTCCCGGGATGAAGGTGTTGCCACGGGAAATGTGATCGAGTCCCAAGTGGAGCAAGGCCGTGGAGCTACTGCGACCGTCCTTGTTAAAGAAGGTTTACTCAAAGTCGGGGATACCATGCGTATCGGACCTCACTGGGGCAAGATTAAAGCTTTGATAGATTACGGTGGTAAGAATGTCAAAAATGCCAGCCCCTCTTTTGCCGTGAAAGTCGTCGGACTCAACGGGGTGCCTGATGCCGGGGCGAAGTTTGAAATCATGCCGGAGAAGGATGCCCGCCAGCTCGCAGAGACACAGGCTGATGATCTCCGGATGGGTAAACTCCAGAATACCACACGGGCGACATCGATGGAGTCATTGATGGAAGCTATTGCTGCCGGTCAAAAGAAGACCCTCAATGTCATCTTGAAATGTGATGCCATGGGCTCTTCTGAAGCGATCGAAACTCAGCTTAAAAAGGCCAAGAGTGAAAAGATCACGGTCAATTTGCTGCATAATGCTGTGGGACCGATTACCGAGACGGACGTGATCTTGGCTAATGCCTCCGAGGCGATTATTTTTGGGTTCAATGTCAAAGTCGAGACACGTGCGGCTGAAAAAGCTAAAGCTGAGAAGATCGAAATCCGTTTGCATAATATTATTTATGAATTAATGCAAGAGGTCGAAGATGCCCTCGTCGGCAAGCTCGACCCTGAAATCAGGGAGGCAGTCATTGGACACGCCCAGATCAAGCAGGTATTTGAAATGAGCAAGGGCGGAAAAGTGGCCGGTACGGTGGTTACCGATGGACGGATTAGCCGGTCAGGAAAAGCCCGTATTCTCCGCCGTAAATTACAGATATACATCGGGGCCGTTAATACCTTGCGCAGATTCCAGGACGATGTGACGGATGTACGTGCCGGTTTAGAGTGCGGAATCCGTTTGGAAGGTTATAATGATTATGAGGAAGGCGACGTGATCGAATGCTTCATCCTTGAAAAGGTCGCCCAAAAGCTATAG
- a CDS encoding bifunctional oligoribonuclease/PAP phosphatase NrnA has translation MKPSLEQVTQELASRDNFLVMTHMRPDADALGSQLGVGLALEALGKKVTYWSSDTIPDKFFYLPHVDKIISLEGIIETAFDCVVSIDCASFERLGKARHFIKNFRKEPKQSPEPFCINIDHHESNTKFGDINYIDTSSPASGQIAYELLMTAGWIVTKEIATSLYAAISTDTGSFQYSNTTPKTMRVAADLIEKGINVGEINRQIYESFPLRRLLLFKEVFNTVEFIDDGKIGYIQITEKMYADTGAKPEDNENFIDSIRSVESVIVAALFEEEPEGKIRISLRSKDSKIINVNTIAGKFGGGGHPAAAGARPDGKLPEITDAVIAEIRRTLQK, from the coding sequence ATGAAACCAAGCCTTGAGCAAGTTACACAGGAACTCGCGAGCCGCGATAATTTTCTGGTGATGACCCACATGCGTCCAGATGCGGATGCATTAGGTTCACAATTAGGAGTGGGACTTGCCTTGGAGGCCTTGGGCAAAAAGGTTACTTATTGGAGCTCTGACACGATACCGGATAAATTCTTTTACCTGCCGCATGTGGATAAGATCATTTCCTTGGAGGGCATTATCGAAACGGCCTTTGATTGTGTGGTCTCGATTGATTGTGCGAGCTTTGAGCGTCTGGGTAAAGCTCGGCATTTTATCAAGAATTTCAGGAAAGAACCCAAGCAGTCGCCTGAGCCTTTCTGTATCAATATCGATCATCACGAGAGTAATACGAAATTTGGCGATATTAACTATATCGACACGTCCTCACCGGCCTCGGGGCAAATTGCTTATGAATTACTGATGACAGCGGGGTGGATAGTCACCAAGGAAATCGCTACTTCTCTTTATGCGGCGATTTCCACCGATACGGGCTCATTCCAGTATTCAAATACCACACCGAAAACCATGCGTGTGGCGGCTGATTTGATAGAAAAGGGGATTAATGTCGGCGAAATCAACCGCCAGATTTATGAGAGCTTTCCCCTCCGCCGGTTATTACTCTTTAAAGAGGTTTTTAATACGGTGGAATTTATCGATGACGGAAAGATCGGTTACATTCAGATCACGGAAAAAATGTATGCCGATACAGGGGCGAAACCCGAGGATAACGAAAATTTCATCGACTCGATCCGCTCGGTGGAAAGTGTCATTGTTGCTGCCCTTTTCGAAGAAGAACCTGAAGGTAAAATCCGTATCAGCCTGCGTTCCAAAGATTCTAAAATCATCAATGTGAATACCATTGCCGGAAAATTTGGCGGGGGAGGCCATCCCGCCGCCGCTGGTGCCCGCCCCGACGGTAAGCTCCCGGAAATCACAGATGCGGTTATCGCCGAGATCAGGCGCACACTTCAGAAATAA
- the purL gene encoding phosphoribosylformylglycinamidine synthase subunit PurL — protein sequence MTEPKITPEIISKHGITPDEYERIKGILGREPNFTELGIFSVMWSEHCSYKNSKPELKKFPTSAPHILVKAGEENAGVVDIGDGWAIAFKIESHNHPSAVEPFQGAATGVGGIIRDIFTMGARPVCNLNSLRFGAIEGDSATAKNNRRLFAGVVAGIAHYGNCIGIPTIGGEVYFDESYEGNPLVNAFCLGVLRHEQIAKGAAKGVGNPVFYVGSETGRDGLAGAAFASRELTEESKEDRPAVQVGDPFKEKLLLEACLELLAVPDAVAGIQDMGAAGLTCSTCETASRGGTGVEIDLAKVPQREPGMTPYETMLSESQERMLIIVNKGHEHVVKSIFEKWDLPYAEIGVVTNDGMMRVKNHGVLVAEIPARQLAEDAPIYHREAKEPAYLAKTRSFDPLQIPEPSNYEEILCKLLSSPTIASKNWVYRQYDHMVRDGTIVPPGSDAAVFRINEADKIIALATDCNSTYVYLDPYEGGKTAVAECCRNLVCSGAQPLASTDNLNFGNPHKPENFWQLQKAVEGLAEACIFFNTPVTGGNVSLYNESPTGAIDPTPTMSIVGLIDNPDHITTQYFKNDGDLIFLVGELGHELGGTHYLKRIHNAKAGHPPRLDFKKEKGVQDVVLSLIRAGAVNAAHDCSEGGLLVALAEMGISNGENLLGAKIALDDHSGRIDVLFFNESQSRIIVTCKASDESKLRGIVEKANVPLRKLGEVGGDKLEVSTHGKLFVWDTEKLRGAWYNAINQLMA from the coding sequence ATGACTGAACCAAAGATTACTCCTGAAATCATTTCCAAACACGGGATCACTCCTGATGAATATGAACGCATCAAAGGGATCCTCGGACGCGAACCTAACTTCACCGAGCTAGGCATTTTCTCGGTCATGTGGAGTGAACACTGTTCCTATAAAAACTCGAAACCCGAGCTTAAGAAATTCCCCACCAGCGCACCCCACATCCTGGTCAAGGCTGGTGAAGAAAATGCTGGGGTCGTCGATATCGGTGACGGCTGGGCCATTGCCTTCAAAATCGAATCCCATAACCACCCCAGCGCAGTCGAGCCATTCCAAGGTGCCGCCACAGGTGTCGGTGGGATCATTCGCGATATTTTCACCATGGGCGCCCGTCCCGTGTGTAACTTAAATTCCCTGCGTTTCGGCGCGATCGAAGGCGACAGTGCCACAGCCAAAAATAACCGCCGCCTCTTTGCTGGTGTCGTCGCCGGTATCGCCCATTACGGGAATTGTATCGGTATTCCCACCATCGGTGGCGAGGTCTATTTTGATGAATCCTACGAAGGTAACCCTCTCGTAAACGCTTTTTGTCTCGGGGTGCTCCGCCATGAGCAAATCGCCAAGGGTGCAGCCAAAGGCGTCGGCAATCCCGTCTTTTATGTGGGAAGTGAAACAGGCCGTGACGGTCTGGCCGGTGCGGCATTCGCCTCACGGGAGCTCACTGAAGAATCTAAGGAAGACCGCCCTGCGGTGCAAGTCGGTGACCCTTTCAAAGAAAAACTCCTGCTTGAAGCTTGCCTCGAGCTCCTCGCGGTACCCGATGCCGTCGCAGGCATCCAGGACATGGGCGCAGCGGGACTAACCTGCTCGACCTGCGAAACAGCCAGCCGTGGCGGCACAGGTGTCGAAATCGACCTAGCCAAGGTTCCTCAACGCGAACCCGGTATGACCCCTTACGAAACCATGCTCTCCGAGTCACAGGAACGTATGTTGATCATCGTGAATAAAGGTCATGAACACGTTGTAAAAAGCATTTTCGAAAAATGGGACCTGCCCTATGCGGAAATCGGGGTCGTCACCAATGACGGCATGATGCGCGTCAAAAACCACGGGGTACTCGTCGCGGAAATCCCCGCCCGCCAACTCGCTGAAGACGCCCCCATCTATCACCGCGAAGCCAAGGAACCCGCTTATCTGGCCAAAACCCGTTCCTTCGACCCGCTACAGATTCCTGAACCGTCCAATTACGAGGAAATCCTGTGTAAACTGCTCTCCAGCCCGACCATCGCGAGTAAGAACTGGGTTTACCGTCAATACGACCACATGGTCCGTGACGGTACGATTGTTCCTCCCGGCTCGGATGCGGCGGTCTTCCGCATCAATGAAGCCGATAAGATCATAGCCTTGGCTACTGATTGTAACTCGACCTACGTTTACCTCGACCCGTATGAAGGTGGAAAAACCGCTGTGGCAGAGTGCTGCCGTAATCTCGTTTGCTCGGGGGCGCAACCCCTCGCCTCGACCGATAATCTGAATTTTGGCAATCCCCATAAACCGGAGAATTTCTGGCAACTCCAAAAGGCCGTCGAAGGCCTTGCTGAAGCCTGCATTTTCTTTAACACCCCGGTGACCGGCGGTAATGTCAGCCTCTATAATGAATCCCCCACAGGAGCCATCGACCCGACCCCGACCATGTCGATCGTCGGATTAATCGATAACCCCGACCACATCACGACCCAATATTTCAAAAACGATGGCGACCTCATTTTCCTCGTGGGCGAACTCGGCCATGAGCTCGGCGGCACACACTACCTCAAACGTATTCACAATGCCAAAGCCGGTCATCCCCCACGCCTGGACTTTAAAAAGGAAAAGGGAGTCCAAGATGTCGTCTTGTCCCTGATCCGGGCTGGAGCAGTAAATGCCGCCCATGATTGTTCCGAAGGCGGCCTACTCGTGGCCTTGGCAGAAATGGGCATTTCAAACGGTGAAAATTTACTCGGCGCAAAAATCGCTCTCGACGACCACTCGGGACGTATTGACGTACTTTTCTTTAATGAATCCCAGAGTCGGATCATCGTCACATGTAAAGCTTCCGACGAAAGCAAATTGCGCGGGATCGTCGAAAAAGCCAATGTCCCCTTGCGTAAACTCGGAGAAGTCGGCGGCGACAAACTAGAAGTCTCCACCCACGGCAAACTATTTGTCTGGGATACGGAAAAACTGCGCGGAGCCTGGTACAACGCCATCAATCAACTGATGGCATAA
- a CDS encoding acyloxyacyl hydrolase produces MNIRAKSIITALCGVILTVANVSAGTDMSKSLVTDVKPVASYDSNFDSMNWEAKLEWGGFHQFDQRYFQPAALNYFTANALMGLMLYSPTGPSILRGNTEFFFGLNGGGFSNGPGDYIAPGLMLGLQYNFVQPNSRWVPIVGVNAGFAFLDPALKPAYIGSTFNFTWSPYVGLRCFLNEKWSVQLTGNYNHMSNADTTSNNHGINGIGGMMGVSYFFK; encoded by the coding sequence ATGAATATTAGGGCAAAAAGTATTATCACCGCGCTTTGTGGTGTTATTTTGACAGTGGCAAACGTGTCAGCTGGCACGGATATGTCGAAATCCTTAGTGACGGATGTTAAACCTGTTGCTTCTTATGATTCAAATTTTGATTCAATGAATTGGGAAGCTAAACTCGAATGGGGTGGTTTTCATCAATTTGACCAACGCTATTTCCAGCCAGCAGCCTTGAACTATTTTACGGCTAATGCCCTTATGGGACTCATGCTTTACAGCCCGACAGGTCCTTCCATCCTTCGTGGTAATACGGAGTTCTTCTTTGGTTTGAATGGAGGCGGTTTTTCAAATGGTCCCGGTGATTATATCGCCCCAGGATTAATGTTAGGACTCCAGTATAACTTTGTGCAGCCAAACTCCCGTTGGGTGCCGATTGTCGGTGTGAATGCAGGCTTCGCCTTTTTGGATCCTGCCTTGAAGCCCGCCTATATCGGTTCCACCTTTAACTTCACTTGGAGCCCTTATGTCGGGTTGCGTTGTTTTCTTAATGAGAAATGGTCTGTCCAACTCACCGGAAACTACAATCACATGTCCAATGCGGACACCACCTCAAATAACCATGGGATTAATGGTATCGGCGGAATGATGGGTGTTTCTTATTTCTTTAAATAA
- the rpsA gene encoding 30S ribosomal protein S1 has product MKGMEELLRASVKNFTEGSIITGRILEIRGREVLVDIGYKSEGIIPTDEFDEPTEIKIGDEIEVLLEQLEDNDGMVVLSREKALQKLNWDKITNASTEGGIIMGKVKSVVKGGLMVNVGVEAFLPGSQIDIVPPKNLNDYVGKTFEFKIVKINEERKNIVISRRELIEAERAEKRAKFLESMTVGSKVKGKVKNITDFGVFLDLDGIDGLLHITDMSWGRINHPSEMVKNGDEIEVTILDIDHEKQRVSLGLKQGQSNPWDKVEEKYPVATQVSGKVVSIAPYGAFVELEPGIEGMIHVSELSWTKRVARASDVLTVGQEVKAVVLGMNKEEQKVSLGIRQLESNPWDAIEQKYPSGTQVKGKIRNMTSYGAFVELDSDMDGMIHVSDMSWTRKINHPSELLKKGDDVDAVVLEIDRENQRISLGIKQLSEDPWKHIEQLYKIGDVVAGKVTKIASFGAFVELKDGIDGLVHISQISEDRVEKVKDILKVGDDVSARVIKVDKEDRRIGLSIKAANYSEEQLQKEREALESIKPGDDLASLEHAFDQAEEFRPGENKK; this is encoded by the coding sequence ATGAAAGGCATGGAAGAATTACTCAGGGCCTCTGTAAAGAATTTCACAGAAGGCAGCATCATTACAGGCAGGATTCTCGAAATCCGCGGCCGCGAAGTCCTCGTCGATATCGGATATAAATCCGAAGGAATCATTCCCACCGACGAATTCGACGAACCCACCGAAATCAAAATCGGCGACGAAATCGAAGTGCTCCTCGAGCAACTCGAAGACAATGACGGCATGGTCGTCCTCTCCCGCGAAAAAGCCCTCCAGAAACTCAACTGGGACAAGATCACGAATGCTTCCACTGAAGGTGGCATCATCATGGGCAAAGTCAAAAGCGTTGTTAAAGGCGGACTCATGGTTAATGTGGGCGTGGAAGCTTTCCTTCCCGGTTCACAAATCGATATCGTGCCCCCGAAAAATCTTAATGATTATGTCGGCAAGACTTTTGAATTCAAGATCGTCAAGATCAATGAAGAACGCAAAAATATCGTCATTTCCCGCCGTGAATTAATCGAGGCTGAACGTGCTGAAAAACGCGCCAAATTCCTCGAAAGCATGACAGTGGGCAGCAAAGTCAAAGGCAAGGTCAAGAATATCACTGATTTCGGTGTATTCCTCGACCTCGACGGCATCGATGGACTCCTCCATATTACCGATATGAGCTGGGGCCGTATCAATCATCCTTCTGAAATGGTCAAAAATGGCGACGAAATCGAAGTCACCATCCTCGACATCGACCATGAGAAACAACGTGTCTCCCTCGGCCTCAAACAAGGTCAATCCAATCCTTGGGATAAAGTCGAAGAAAAATATCCTGTCGCCACGCAAGTCTCCGGTAAAGTCGTCAGCATCGCTCCTTATGGCGCTTTTGTGGAACTCGAACCTGGTATCGAAGGCATGATCCACGTGTCCGAACTGTCCTGGACAAAACGTGTGGCCCGCGCTTCCGATGTCCTGACTGTCGGCCAAGAAGTCAAAGCAGTCGTTCTCGGTATGAACAAGGAAGAACAAAAAGTCTCCTTGGGCATCCGCCAACTCGAGTCAAATCCATGGGATGCCATCGAGCAGAAGTATCCATCCGGCACCCAAGTCAAAGGAAAGATCCGCAATATGACCAGTTATGGTGCGTTTGTGGAACTCGACAGTGACATGGACGGTATGATCCACGTTTCAGATATGAGCTGGACCCGCAAGATTAATCACCCGAGCGAATTGCTCAAAAAAGGTGATGATGTCGATGCTGTTGTCCTCGAGATCGACCGCGAAAACCAACGTATCTCCCTGGGGATTAAACAACTCAGCGAAGATCCTTGGAAACATATCGAGCAACTCTACAAAATCGGTGATGTCGTCGCCGGTAAAGTCACCAAGATCGCTTCATTCGGTGCCTTTGTGGAGCTTAAAGATGGTATCGACGGTCTCGTCCATATCTCCCAGATCAGCGAAGACCGCGTCGAGAAGGTCAAAGACATTCTCAAAGTCGGGGACGATGTCTCTGCCCGCGTAATCAAAGTCGATAAGGAAGACCGCCGTATCGGGTTATCTATCAAGGCCGCTAACTATTCTGAAGAACAACTCCAGAAGGAACGCGAAGCCCTCGAAAGCATCAAACCCGGAGACGATCTCGCCTCCCTCGAACATGCCTTCGACCAAGCCGAGGAATTCCGTCCCGGCGAAAACAAGAAGTAA
- the nusA gene encoding transcription termination factor NusA, which translates to MNAELIAGLDYLERERGINREVLIEAIQNALLSASKKSVGPARNLRIDIDRKTGAIRAIAQLVVVEKVTNQNGEVSLTEALKTNPEVKLGDEIDLEVTPAGFGRIASQTAKQAMMARLRGIEREKIFEEFKDREGDLITGTVRRFERMDVILDLGKFEAIMPSNERVPTEDYSVGDRIRGLVLRVDQQAHRDTQIILSRSHPEFVRRLFELEVSEINDGTIQIKSIVREAGFRTKVAVHSSDDKIDPVGACIGVRGARVKNICRELNNEKVDIIRWYPNIREFIPEALKPAKLKTIEIDEKNKRVLVKVDEDQLSVAIGKRGVNARLTSKITGWQVDIEKDTSTTDEFGKRVAQATAEIAQALSIDAESAGRLIKAGFHGIDMIADTEENDLMEAADLTAEKAKQIREKAIEISKK; encoded by the coding sequence ATGAATGCAGAATTAATAGCCGGACTAGATTATTTGGAAAGAGAACGCGGAATTAATCGCGAAGTATTGATTGAAGCGATTCAAAACGCGTTACTTTCAGCGTCGAAAAAGAGCGTGGGACCTGCTCGGAATTTGCGTATCGATATTGACCGCAAGACTGGAGCCATCCGTGCTATTGCGCAACTCGTTGTAGTCGAAAAGGTAACAAACCAAAATGGGGAAGTTTCCTTGACAGAGGCACTCAAGACAAATCCTGAGGTAAAATTAGGGGATGAAATTGATCTTGAGGTCACTCCTGCGGGATTTGGCCGTATTGCCAGCCAGACAGCTAAACAGGCGATGATGGCGCGTTTACGCGGGATCGAACGCGAGAAGATTTTTGAAGAATTTAAAGACCGTGAAGGTGATTTGATTACCGGGACAGTGCGCCGTTTTGAACGGATGGATGTTATCTTGGATCTCGGTAAATTTGAGGCCATTATGCCTTCGAATGAACGGGTTCCTACGGAAGATTACAGTGTCGGGGACCGTATCCGAGGGCTGGTATTACGGGTGGATCAACAAGCCCACCGTGATACGCAGATTATTCTGTCCAGGAGTCATCCGGAGTTTGTCCGCCGTTTATTCGAGCTCGAAGTTTCTGAAATCAATGATGGCACGATCCAGATTAAATCAATCGTTCGTGAAGCCGGATTCCGCACGAAAGTGGCCGTACACTCGAGCGACGATAAGATCGATCCGGTCGGGGCCTGTATCGGGGTCCGTGGAGCCCGGGTGAAAAATATTTGCCGTGAACTGAATAATGAAAAGGTGGATATTATCCGCTGGTATCCTAATATTCGGGAATTCATTCCTGAAGCGCTTAAACCCGCCAAACTCAAGACGATTGAAATCGATGAGAAAAATAAAAGGGTATTAGTCAAAGTCGATGAAGACCAGCTTTCGGTGGCTATCGGTAAACGCGGTGTTAATGCCCGCTTGACCTCAAAGATCACTGGTTGGCAAGTGGATATCGAAAAAGACACCTCTACTACGGATGAGTTTGGCAAACGCGTCGCCCAAGCGACCGCTGAAATCGCCCAAGCGCTGTCGATTGATGCAGAGAGTGCAGGCCGTTTGATAAAGGCTGGATTCCACGGGATCGACATGATTGCCGATACGGAAGAAAATGATTTAATGGAAGCGGCTGACCTGACCGCGGAGAAAGCCAAACAAATCCGCGAAAAAGCCATCGAAATATCCAAGAAATAA